From a region of the Rhodococcus sp. 4CII genome:
- a CDS encoding MCE family protein yields the protein MRSRLVRFQLVAFAVVAVLGLVYVGAKYVRLDNLLGFGEYAVNAQFKDSGGIFTNAEVTYRGVPVGRVGDLSLTADGINVELKISSGGPDIPASAKAVVANRSAIGEQYVDLQPDTDQGPYLEDGSVIGEADTSTPVPVEQVLMATDGLVRSVPVDSLRTVVTQLGTAFNGKGEDLQTLADSLSTLTKDGLDVLPQTLALIRDSQTVLATQSDQSSAIVQFSSDLDAVAAQLRTSDPDIRSIIDRGIPASDEIGQLVNETGPSLTTDLTNLAAVGDKLAPQAIALRPILMFLPAIAASASTVAPGDGTVHQGIVLETNNPPSCTLGYEGTQEILAEMKRQNPNFDDTQQDFPYNTKANCDAPQGSVTGVRSADRIVFADPDTIQPWDFKPKVMPDTLNLNPIATQLAPLLGVTPK from the coding sequence GTGAGGTCACGGCTGGTCAGATTCCAGCTCGTCGCGTTCGCCGTCGTGGCGGTGCTCGGGCTGGTCTACGTCGGTGCCAAGTATGTTCGCCTCGACAACCTGCTCGGGTTCGGCGAGTACGCCGTGAACGCGCAGTTCAAGGACTCCGGCGGTATCTTCACCAACGCCGAGGTCACGTATCGCGGTGTGCCCGTCGGGCGTGTCGGCGACCTGTCGCTGACGGCGGACGGCATCAACGTCGAGTTGAAGATCTCGTCGGGCGGGCCCGACATTCCGGCGTCGGCCAAAGCCGTCGTCGCGAACCGGTCCGCGATCGGTGAGCAGTACGTGGACCTGCAGCCCGACACCGACCAGGGGCCGTATCTGGAAGACGGCTCGGTGATCGGCGAGGCCGACACCTCCACACCGGTTCCGGTCGAGCAGGTGCTGATGGCCACCGACGGGTTGGTGAGGTCGGTTCCGGTCGACTCGCTGCGCACGGTCGTCACGCAATTGGGAACGGCGTTCAACGGCAAGGGCGAGGATCTGCAGACGCTCGCGGATTCTCTCTCGACGCTGACGAAGGACGGACTCGACGTCCTTCCGCAGACGCTGGCCCTCATCCGGGACAGCCAGACGGTGCTGGCGACACAATCCGATCAATCGTCGGCGATCGTCCAGTTCAGTTCGGACCTCGACGCGGTGGCAGCGCAGCTGCGCACCAGCGACCCGGACATCCGCTCCATCATCGACAGGGGAATTCCGGCGAGTGACGAGATCGGTCAACTGGTGAACGAGACCGGTCCGAGTCTCACCACCGACTTGACGAACCTTGCCGCGGTCGGCGACAAGCTGGCCCCGCAGGCAATCGCGCTGCGGCCGATCCTGATGTTCCTGCCTGCCATCGCGGCGTCCGCGTCGACCGTGGCACCGGGCGACGGCACCGTCCACCAGGGCATCGTCCTGGAGACCAACAATCCGCCGTCGTGCACACTGGGTTACGAAGGGACGCAGGAGATCCTCGCCGAGATGAAGCGGCAGAACCCGAATTTCGACGACACCCAGCAGGACTTCCCGTACAACACGAAGGCCAACTGCGACGCTCCCCAGGGAAGCGTGACGGGTGTTCGAAGTGCAGATCGCATCGTGTTCGCCGATCCGGACACGATCCAACCGTGGGATTTCAAGCCGAAGGTCATGCCTGACACTCTCAACTTGAATCCCATCGCAACGCAGCTCGCGCCGCTCCTCGGGGTTACTCCCAAGTAG
- a CDS encoding DNA-directed RNA polymerase subunit beta': MLDVNFFDELRIGLASAEDIRNWSYGEVKKPETINYRTLKPEKDGLFCEKIFGPTRDWECYCGKYKRVRFKGIICERCGVEVTRAKVRRERMGHIELAAPVTHIWYFKGVPSRLGYLLDLAPKDLEKIIYFAAYVIVGVDEELRHNELSTLEAEMQVEKKAVADQRDADLEARAQKLEADIAELEAEGAKSDVRRKVKDGGEREMRQLRDRAQRELDRLDEIWTTFTKLSVKQLIVDELLYRELVDRYGEYFTGAMGAESIQKLMESFDIDAEAENLRETIRSGKGQKKLRALKRLKVVAAFQANQNSPMGMVLNAVPVIPPELRPMVQLDGGRFATSDLNDLYRRVINRNNRLKRLIDLGAPEIIVNNEKRMLQESVDALFDNGRRGRPVTGPGNRPLKSLSDLLKGKQGRFRQNLLGKRVDYSGRSVIVVGPQLKLHQCGLPKLMALELFKPFVMKRLVDLNHAQNIKSAKRMVERQRAQVWDVLEEVIAEHPVLLNRAPTLHRLGIQAFEPQLVEGKAIQLHPLVCEAFNADFDGDQMAVHLPLSAEAQAEARILMLSSNNILSPASGRPLAMPRLDMVTGLYHLTRLDEGATGELEASTNDEAEQGVYSSPAEAQMAVDRGALVVQAKIKVRLTQQRPPRDIEAELFPEGWNYGDGWTAETTLGRVLFNELLPADYPFVNEQMPKKRQATIINDLAERYPMIVVAQTVDKLKDAGFYWATRSGVTVSISDVLVPPEKAQIMESFEAQADQIEKKYQRGALNKTERNSALVKIWSEATDEVGKAMEAHFPDDNPIPMIVKSGAAGNMTQVRSLAGMKGLVTNPKGEFIPRPIKSSFKEGLTVLEYFINTHGARKGLADTALRTADSGYLTRRLVDVSQDVIVREVDCGTERGIITTIAEKLADGSMIRDAHVETSTYARTLAADAVDENGNVIVERGHDLGDPAIDALLEAGITQVKVRSVLTCTTGTGVCATCYGRSMATGKLVDIGEAVGIVAAQSIGEPGTQLTMRTFHQGGVAGDDITGGLPRVQELFEARVPKGKAPIADVSGRVQLEDGDRFYKITIIPDDGGEEVVYDKLSKRQRLRVFKHDDGTERLLADGDHVEVGQQLMEGAADPHEVLRVMGPRQVQIHLVNEVQEVYRSQGVSIHDKHIEVIVRQMLRRVTIIDSGATEFLPGSLTERADFEAANRRVVAEGGEPAAGRPVLMGITKASLATDSWLSAASFQETTRVLTDAAINCRSDKLIGLKENVIIGKLIPAGTGINRYRNIQVQPTEEARAAAYAVPSYDDQYYSPDGFGQNTGAAVPLDDYGFSNDYR; encoded by the coding sequence GTGCTCGACGTCAACTTCTTCGATGAACTCCGCATTGGCCTCGCCAGTGCAGAGGACATCCGCAATTGGTCCTACGGCGAGGTCAAGAAGCCGGAGACCATCAACTACCGCACCCTCAAGCCCGAGAAGGACGGCCTCTTCTGCGAGAAGATCTTCGGCCCCACCCGGGACTGGGAGTGCTACTGCGGTAAGTACAAGCGTGTCCGCTTCAAGGGCATCATCTGTGAGCGCTGCGGCGTCGAGGTGACTCGCGCCAAGGTGCGCCGTGAGCGCATGGGCCACATCGAACTGGCCGCACCGGTCACGCACATCTGGTACTTCAAGGGCGTGCCCAGCCGTCTCGGCTACCTGCTCGACCTGGCGCCGAAGGATCTCGAAAAGATCATCTACTTCGCCGCGTACGTCATCGTCGGTGTCGACGAGGAACTGCGTCACAACGAGCTGTCCACGCTCGAAGCCGAGATGCAGGTCGAGAAGAAGGCCGTCGCCGACCAGCGCGACGCCGACCTCGAGGCCCGCGCTCAGAAGCTCGAAGCCGACATCGCCGAGCTGGAGGCGGAGGGCGCGAAGTCCGACGTCCGCCGCAAGGTCAAGGACGGCGGCGAGCGCGAGATGCGTCAGCTCCGTGACCGCGCGCAGCGTGAGCTGGATCGTCTCGACGAGATCTGGACCACGTTCACCAAGCTCAGCGTCAAGCAGCTCATCGTCGACGAACTGCTGTACCGCGAGCTCGTCGACCGCTACGGCGAGTACTTCACGGGCGCCATGGGTGCCGAGTCGATCCAGAAGCTCATGGAGAGCTTCGACATCGACGCCGAGGCCGAAAACCTCCGCGAGACCATCCGCAGCGGCAAGGGGCAGAAGAAGCTCCGCGCGCTGAAGCGTCTCAAGGTCGTCGCCGCCTTCCAGGCCAACCAGAACTCGCCGATGGGCATGGTTCTCAACGCCGTCCCGGTGATCCCGCCGGAGCTGCGTCCGATGGTTCAGCTCGACGGTGGCCGCTTCGCCACCTCCGACCTGAACGACCTGTACCGCCGCGTGATCAACCGCAACAACCGCCTCAAGCGACTGATCGACCTCGGTGCCCCCGAGATCATCGTCAACAACGAGAAGCGGATGCTGCAGGAGTCCGTGGATGCGCTGTTCGACAACGGCCGTCGTGGCCGTCCCGTCACGGGTCCCGGTAACCGTCCGCTGAAGTCCCTGAGCGATTTGCTCAAGGGCAAGCAGGGTCGTTTCCGTCAGAACCTGCTCGGTAAGCGCGTCGACTACTCGGGTCGTTCCGTCATCGTCGTCGGCCCGCAGCTCAAGCTGCACCAGTGCGGTCTGCCGAAGCTGATGGCGCTCGAGCTGTTCAAGCCGTTCGTGATGAAGCGCCTGGTCGACCTGAACCACGCGCAGAACATCAAGTCCGCCAAGCGCATGGTGGAACGTCAGCGCGCACAGGTGTGGGACGTCCTCGAAGAGGTCATCGCCGAGCACCCGGTGCTGCTGAACCGTGCGCCGACGCTGCACCGCCTGGGCATCCAGGCCTTCGAGCCGCAGCTGGTCGAGGGCAAGGCCATTCAGCTCCACCCGCTGGTGTGTGAGGCCTTCAACGCCGACTTCGACGGTGACCAGATGGCCGTGCACCTCCCGCTGTCCGCGGAGGCGCAGGCCGAGGCTCGCATCCTGATGCTGTCGTCGAACAACATCCTGTCGCCCGCGTCGGGTCGACCGCTCGCCATGCCCCGTCTGGACATGGTCACCGGTCTGTACCACCTGACCCGGCTGGACGAGGGTGCCACCGGCGAGCTCGAGGCGTCGACGAACGACGAGGCGGAGCAGGGCGTGTACTCCTCGCCGGCCGAGGCTCAGATGGCCGTCGATCGTGGCGCGCTCGTCGTGCAGGCGAAGATCAAGGTGCGGCTCACGCAGCAGCGCCCGCCCCGTGACATCGAGGCGGAGCTGTTCCCCGAAGGCTGGAACTACGGTGACGGCTGGACGGCGGAGACGACGCTGGGTCGCGTGCTCTTCAACGAGCTGCTGCCCGCGGACTACCCGTTCGTCAACGAGCAGATGCCGAAGAAGCGTCAGGCGACGATCATCAACGATCTCGCCGAGCGCTACCCCATGATCGTGGTCGCGCAGACCGTCGACAAGCTGAAGGACGCCGGGTTCTACTGGGCCACGCGTTCGGGTGTCACGGTCTCCATCTCCGACGTCCTCGTGCCGCCGGAGAAGGCTCAGATCATGGAGTCCTTCGAGGCTCAGGCTGATCAGATCGAGAAGAAGTACCAGCGTGGTGCCCTGAACAAGACCGAGCGCAACAGCGCCCTGGTCAAGATCTGGTCCGAGGCCACCGACGAGGTCGGTAAGGCCATGGAGGCCCACTTCCCCGACGACAACCCGATCCCGATGATCGTGAAGTCCGGCGCCGCCGGCAACATGACTCAGGTTCGCTCGCTCGCCGGCATGAAGGGTCTGGTCACCAACCCGAAGGGTGAATTCATCCCGCGTCCGATCAAGTCTTCCTTCAAGGAAGGCCTGACCGTTCTCGAGTACTTCATCAACACGCACGGTGCCCGTAAGGGTCTGGCCGATACCGCGCTCCGCACCGCCGACTCGGGTTACCTGACCCGACGTCTGGTGGACGTCTCGCAGGACGTCATCGTCCGCGAGGTCGACTGTGGAACCGAGCGCGGCATCATCACCACGATCGCCGAGAAGCTGGCCGACGGCTCGATGATCCGCGACGCGCACGTGGAGACCAGCACGTACGCCCGCACCCTGGCCGCCGACGCGGTCGACGAGAACGGCAACGTCATCGTCGAGCGTGGACACGACCTGGGCGACCCGGCCATCGACGCGCTGCTCGAGGCGGGCATCACGCAGGTCAAGGTCCGTTCGGTGCTCACCTGCACCACCGGCACCGGCGTCTGCGCCACCTGCTACGGCCGCTCCATGGCCACCGGCAAGCTCGTCGACATCGGTGAGGCCGTCGGTATCGTCGCCGCGCAGTCCATCGGTGAGCCCGGTACGCAGCTGACCATGCGTACGTTCCACCAGGGTGGTGTCGCCGGAGACGACATCACCGGTGGTCTGCCGCGTGTTCAGGAGCTGTTCGAGGCCCGCGTCCCCAAGGGCAAGGCCCCGATCGCCGACGTCAGCGGCCGTGTGCAGCTCGAGGACGGGGACCGCTTCTACAAGATCACCATCATCCCGGACGACGGTGGCGAAGAGGTTGTCTACGACAAGCTCTCGAAGCGTCAGCGTCTGCGTGTCTTCAAGCACGACGACGGCACCGAACGCCTCCTGGCCGACGGTGACCACGTCGAGGTCGGTCAGCAGCTCATGGAAGGTGCTGCCGATCCGCACGAGGTGCTGCGTGTCATGGGCCCCCGTCAGGTGCAGATCCACCTCGTCAACGAGGTCCAGGAGGTGTACCGGAGCCAGGGTGTGTCGATCCACGACAAGCACATCGAGGTCATCGTGCGCCAGATGCTGCGTCGCGTGACGATCATCGATTCGGGCGCCACGGAGTTCCTGCCCGGTTCGCTGACCGAGCGTGCCGACTTCGAGGCGGCCAACCGTCGGGTCGTAGCCGAGGGTGGCGAGCCGGCAGCCGGACGTCCGGTGCTGATGGGTATCACCAAGGCATCGCTGGCGACCGACTCGTGGCTGTCCGCGGCGTCGTTCCAGGAGACCACTCGCGTGCTGACCGATGCGGCGATCAACTGCCGCTCGGACAAGCTGATCGGTCTGAAGGAAAACGTGATCATCGGAAAGCTGATCCCTGCCGGTACCGGTATCAACCGTTACCGCAACATCCAGGTTCAGCCGACCGAAGAGGCCCGTGCTGCGGCGTACGCGGTTCCGTCGTACGACGACCAGTACTACAGCCCGGACGGCTTCGGCCAGAACACCGGTGCCGCGGTGCCGCTGGACGATTACGGTTTCAGCAACGATTACCGGTAG
- a CDS encoding DNA-directed RNA polymerase subunit beta: MLEGRILAVSSQTKAVSGIPGAPKRVSFAKIREPLEVPGLLDLQTDSFEWLIGAQSWRERAAARGDSAISGGLEDILAELSPIEDFSGSMSLSFSDPRFDEVKASTDECKDKDMTYAAPLFVTAEFINNNTGEIKSQTVFMGDFPMMTDKGTFIINGTERVVVSQLVRSPGVYFDHSVDKGTEKDLHSVKVIPGRGAWLEFDVDKRDTVGVRIDRKRRQPVTVLLKALGWTTEQITERFGFSEILMATLEKDNTAGTDEALLDIYRKLRPGEPPTKESAQTLLENLFFKDKRYDLARVGRYKINKKLGLNTGQPIVASTLTEEDIVATIEYLVRLHAGDTEMTAPGGVAVPVEVDDIDHFGNRRLRTVGELIQNQIRVGLSRMERVVRERMTTQDVEAITPQTLINIRPVVAAIKEFFGTSQLSQFMDQNNPLSGLTHKRRLSALGPGGLSRERAGLEVRDVHPSHYGRMCPIETPEGPNIGLIGSLSVYARVNPFGFIETPYRKVENGQVTDQVDYLTADEEDRHVVAQANSAVDANGHFTDDRILVRRKGGEVEFVSSAEIDYMDVSPRQMVSVATAMIPFLEHDDANRALMGANMQRQAVPLVRSEAPLVGTGMELRAAVDAGDVIVTEKTGVVEEVSADYVTVMADDGSRKTYRMRKFARSNQGTCANQRPIVDEGQRVESGQVLADGPCTENGEMALGKNLLVAIMPWEGHNYEDAIILSQRLVEEDVLTSIHIEEHEIDARDTKLGAEEITRDIPNVSDEVLADLDERGIIRIGAEVRDGDVLVGKVTPKGETELTPEERLLRAIFGEKAREVRDTSLKVPHGETGKVIGIRVFSRDDDDDLPPGVNELVRVYVAQKRKIQDGDKLAGRHGNKGVIGKILPQEDMPFLPDGTPIDIILNTHGVPRRMNIGQILETHLGWIGKTGWNVQIAGDGSRPDWAEQLPEEMLSAPSDSNIATPVFDGAKEDELTGLLGSTLPNRDGEVMVASDGKATLFDGRSGEPFPYPVSVGYMYIIKLHHLVDDKIHARSTGPYSMITQQPLGGKAQFGGQRFGEMECWAMQAYGAAYTLQELLTIKSDDVVGRVKVYEAIVKGENIPEPGIPESFKVLLKELQSLCLNVEVLSSDGAAIAMADGDDEDLERAAANLGINLSRNEAATVDDLAN, translated from the coding sequence GTGCTGGAAGGACGCATCTTGGCAGTCTCTAGCCAGACCAAGGCAGTTTCCGGAATCCCCGGAGCCCCGAAGAGGGTTTCGTTCGCAAAGATTCGCGAACCCCTCGAAGTTCCCGGGCTTCTTGATCTACAAACCGATTCGTTCGAGTGGTTGATCGGTGCGCAGAGCTGGCGCGAGCGCGCCGCCGCTCGTGGCGACAGCGCAATCTCCGGCGGTCTCGAGGACATTCTCGCGGAGCTTTCCCCGATCGAGGATTTCTCGGGCTCGATGTCTCTGTCCTTCTCGGACCCGCGCTTCGACGAGGTGAAGGCCTCGACGGACGAGTGCAAAGACAAGGACATGACCTACGCGGCGCCGTTGTTCGTCACCGCGGAGTTCATCAACAACAACACCGGTGAGATCAAGAGCCAGACGGTCTTCATGGGCGACTTCCCGATGATGACCGACAAGGGCACGTTCATCATCAACGGCACCGAGCGTGTCGTGGTCTCGCAGCTGGTGCGTTCCCCCGGCGTCTACTTCGACCACTCCGTCGACAAGGGCACCGAGAAGGACCTGCACAGCGTCAAGGTCATCCCCGGCCGTGGTGCATGGCTCGAGTTCGACGTCGACAAGCGCGACACGGTCGGCGTCCGCATCGACCGCAAGCGCCGCCAGCCCGTCACCGTGCTGCTGAAGGCCCTCGGCTGGACCACCGAGCAGATCACCGAGCGCTTCGGCTTCTCGGAGATCCTCATGGCGACCCTCGAGAAGGACAACACCGCCGGCACCGACGAGGCGCTGCTCGACATCTACCGCAAGCTGCGTCCGGGCGAGCCGCCCACCAAGGAAAGCGCGCAGACGCTCCTGGAGAACCTGTTCTTCAAGGACAAGCGCTACGACCTGGCTCGCGTGGGTCGCTACAAGATCAACAAGAAGCTGGGCCTGAACACCGGGCAGCCGATCGTCGCGTCGACCCTCACCGAGGAAGACATCGTCGCCACCATCGAGTACCTGGTGCGCCTGCACGCCGGTGACACCGAGATGACCGCCCCCGGCGGCGTCGCGGTGCCCGTCGAGGTCGACGACATCGACCACTTCGGCAACCGTCGTCTGCGCACGGTCGGTGAGCTCATCCAGAACCAGATCCGCGTGGGCCTGTCCCGCATGGAGCGCGTGGTTCGCGAGCGCATGACCACCCAGGACGTCGAGGCGATCACGCCGCAGACGCTGATCAACATCCGGCCCGTCGTCGCCGCGATCAAGGAGTTCTTCGGAACCTCCCAGCTGTCGCAGTTCATGGACCAGAACAACCCGCTGTCGGGGCTGACGCACAAGCGTCGTCTGTCCGCTCTCGGCCCGGGTGGTCTGTCCCGTGAGCGCGCCGGCCTGGAGGTGCGAGACGTTCACCCGTCGCACTACGGCCGCATGTGCCCGATCGAGACCCCTGAAGGCCCGAACATCGGCCTGATCGGTTCGCTGTCGGTGTACGCCCGGGTCAACCCGTTCGGCTTCATCGAGACGCCGTACCGCAAGGTCGAGAACGGCCAGGTCACCGACCAGGTCGACTACCTCACCGCGGACGAAGAGGACCGCCACGTCGTCGCCCAGGCCAACTCGGCCGTCGACGCCAACGGCCACTTCACCGACGATCGCATTCTGGTCCGTCGTAAGGGTGGCGAGGTCGAGTTCGTCTCGTCCGCCGAGATCGACTACATGGACGTCTCGCCGCGGCAGATGGTGTCCGTCGCGACCGCGATGATCCCGTTCCTCGAGCACGACGACGCCAACCGTGCCCTGATGGGCGCGAACATGCAGCGTCAGGCGGTGCCGCTCGTTCGCAGCGAGGCTCCGCTGGTCGGTACCGGCATGGAGTTGCGTGCCGCCGTCGACGCGGGCGACGTCATCGTCACCGAGAAGACCGGTGTCGTGGAAGAGGTCTCCGCCGACTACGTCACGGTCATGGCCGACGACGGTAGCCGCAAGACCTACCGGATGCGCAAGTTCGCGCGTTCGAACCAGGGCACCTGCGCCAACCAGCGTCCCATCGTGGACGAGGGACAGCGTGTCGAGTCCGGACAGGTCCTCGCCGACGGCCCCTGCACCGAGAACGGTGAGATGGCGCTCGGCAAGAACCTGCTCGTCGCGATCATGCCGTGGGAAGGCCACAACTACGAGGACGCGATCATCCTGTCGCAGCGCCTCGTGGAAGAGGACGTCCTGACCTCGATCCACATCGAGGAGCACGAGATCGATGCCCGCGACACCAAGCTCGGTGCCGAGGAGATCACTCGCGACATCCCGAACGTCTCCGACGAGGTCCTCGCCGACCTCGACGAGCGCGGCATCATCCGTATCGGTGCCGAGGTTCGTGACGGTGACGTGCTGGTCGGAAAGGTCACGCCGAAGGGCGAGACCGAGCTGACCCCCGAGGAGCGCCTGCTGCGCGCCATCTTCGGTGAGAAGGCCCGCGAGGTTCGTGACACGTCGCTGAAGGTTCCCCACGGTGAGACCGGCAAGGTCATCGGCATCCGCGTGTTCTCGCGCGACGACGACGACGATCTGCCCCCCGGTGTCAACGAGCTGGTCCGTGTCTACGTGGCTCAGAAGCGCAAGATCCAGGACGGCGACAAGCTCGCCGGCCGCCACGGCAACAAGGGCGTCATCGGCAAGATCCTCCCGCAGGAGGACATGCCGTTCCTGCCCGACGGCACCCCGATCGACATCATCCTGAACACCCACGGTGTTCCGCGTCGTATGAACATCGGCCAGATCCTGGAGACCCACCTCGGGTGGATCGGCAAGACCGGCTGGAACGTTCAGATCGCCGGCGACGGCTCCCGTCCCGATTGGGCGGAGCAGTTGCCGGAGGAGATGCTGTCGGCGCCTTCCGACTCCAACATCGCCACCCCCGTGTTCGACGGCGCCAAGGAGGACGAGCTCACCGGTCTCCTCGGTTCGACGCTGCCGAACCGCGACGGCGAGGTCATGGTCGCGTCCGACGGAAAGGCCACGTTGTTCGACGGCCGTTCCGGCGAGCCGTTCCCGTACCCGGTCTCGGTCGGCTACATGTACATCATCAAGCTGCACCACCTGGTCGACGACAAGATCCACGCTCGTTCGACCGGTCCGTACTCGATGATCACCCAGCAGCCGCTCGGCGGTAAGGCCCAGTTCGGTGGCCAGCGCTTCGGTGAGATGGAGTGCTGGGCGATGCAGGCCTACGGCGCGGCATACACGCTGCAGGAACTGCTCACCATCAAGTCGGACGACGTGGTGGGTCGAGTCAAGGTGTACGAGGCCATCGTCAAGGGCGAGAACATCCCCGAGCCGGGCATCCCCGAGTCGTTCAAGGTGCTCTTGAAGGAGCTCCAGTCGCTCTGCCTCAACGTGGAGGTGCTGTCCTCGGACGGCGCGGCCATCGCGATGGCCGACGGCGACGACGAGGACCTGGAGCGGGCCGCTGCGAACCTGGGCATCAACCTGTCCCGGAACGAAGCGGCGACGGTCGACGACCTCGCGAACTAG
- a CDS encoding MMPL family transporter — translation MTRWSSFVVARPTLVLAVTVLLVLLGGAWGSGVFDRLSLGGYTDPGSESARVERLIEGTLGRQTPDLAVTYHARPGATLDDLGPDVAAHLAQIDPGALAGTPLSYWSAPPQAKEFLRSTDGTEGLVVLSLNGDENTRIAAYHDLRPLLVIDGTEQEFSGFSAAANAFNEASERDLLRAETVSFPLLLLLLLVIFGGLVGAAVPLCVGGLAILGALGALRVISYFTEVSAFSVNIASLVGLGMSIDYGLFVVTRFREELRSGARPDDAVRRTLATAGRTVGFSALLLVCGFVGMLVFPQAIVRSFAYGGMAAIGIAAVLSLSALPAALALLGPRINSLTWRPGVVERGEDRAHRFWGGVAARVMRRPVAIASGIVAGLLVLAAPLTGASLGDLDHTGLPAAHPLRLAVEDLAADFPLANNGATLILQGSDGKAPPPAATAEFFRATAAVDGVQRVVPVGATGTFVAIRAIFDDADRTPGAMATTAALRDLPPPEGTVKMLGGLNALTSDGLDAMAARLPWMIGIMVAVTFALMLFAFRSVVLPLKAIAMATLSLAASFGVLTWIFEDGHGAGFLGVTPGPLPATMVVLIIAVVFGLSTDYEIFLMSRMVEAHDQGASTEEAVRIGTAHTGRIVTAAAALLIVVTGAFTLSELTMMRFIGLGMIVALLIDATVIRMMLVPALVKLMGEANWWAPGFLARKTPTPGSPDDPKRSPRQQIPAQS, via the coding sequence GTGACGCGCTGGAGTTCGTTCGTCGTCGCCCGCCCGACGCTGGTCCTCGCCGTCACGGTGCTGCTGGTGCTGCTCGGCGGGGCGTGGGGTTCGGGCGTGTTCGACCGGCTGAGCCTGGGCGGATACACCGACCCGGGCAGCGAGTCCGCGCGCGTCGAGCGCCTGATCGAGGGGACGCTCGGACGCCAGACCCCCGACCTGGCTGTGACCTACCACGCCCGTCCGGGCGCGACGCTCGACGATCTCGGGCCCGACGTGGCCGCCCACCTCGCGCAGATCGACCCAGGAGCGCTCGCCGGCACTCCCCTGTCGTACTGGTCGGCGCCGCCGCAGGCGAAGGAGTTCCTGCGGTCCACCGACGGCACCGAAGGGCTGGTGGTGCTGTCGCTGAACGGCGACGAGAACACTCGGATCGCCGCGTACCACGACCTCCGGCCCCTGCTGGTCATCGATGGCACGGAACAGGAGTTCAGCGGCTTCAGCGCGGCCGCCAACGCCTTCAACGAGGCGTCCGAGCGCGACCTGCTGCGCGCCGAGACGGTGTCGTTCCCGCTCCTGCTGCTACTTCTGCTCGTCATCTTCGGCGGCCTCGTCGGCGCGGCGGTCCCGCTGTGCGTCGGCGGTCTCGCGATCCTCGGCGCACTCGGCGCCCTGCGCGTGATCTCGTACTTCACCGAAGTCAGCGCGTTCTCGGTGAACATCGCGAGCCTCGTCGGTCTCGGCATGTCCATCGACTACGGGCTGTTCGTCGTGACCCGGTTCCGCGAGGAGTTGCGGTCGGGCGCCCGACCGGACGACGCCGTCCGGCGGACGCTCGCCACCGCCGGCCGGACCGTGGGGTTCTCCGCCCTCCTCCTCGTGTGCGGATTCGTGGGCATGCTCGTCTTTCCCCAGGCCATCGTCCGGTCCTTCGCCTACGGGGGGATGGCGGCCATCGGGATCGCGGCGGTGCTGTCGCTGTCGGCATTGCCCGCGGCGCTCGCTCTGCTCGGGCCGCGCATCAATTCGCTGACGTGGCGACCGGGCGTGGTCGAACGCGGCGAAGACCGGGCGCACCGATTCTGGGGCGGCGTCGCCGCCCGGGTCATGCGGCGCCCCGTCGCGATCGCGTCGGGCATCGTGGCGGGGCTGCTCGTGCTCGCGGCACCCCTCACGGGCGCGTCGCTGGGCGATCTCGACCACACCGGGCTGCCCGCGGCTCACCCGCTCCGTCTGGCCGTCGAGGATCTCGCCGCCGACTTTCCGCTCGCCAACAACGGCGCAACGCTGATCCTGCAGGGCAGCGACGGCAAGGCCCCGCCCCCGGCCGCCACGGCAGAGTTCTTCCGGGCGACCGCCGCGGTCGACGGCGTCCAGCGGGTGGTCCCGGTGGGGGCCACCGGCACGTTCGTCGCCATCCGGGCCATCTTCGACGACGCCGACCGGACGCCGGGGGCCATGGCGACGACCGCCGCACTGCGCGACCTCCCGCCCCCGGAAGGGACCGTGAAGATGCTGGGCGGGCTGAACGCCCTGACCTCCGACGGACTGGACGCGATGGCCGCGCGACTGCCGTGGATGATCGGGATCATGGTGGCGGTCACCTTCGCCCTGATGCTGTTCGCGTTCCGGTCCGTGGTGCTGCCGCTGAAGGCGATCGCGATGGCCACCCTCAGCCTCGCCGCGTCCTTCGGCGTGCTCACGTGGATCTTCGAGGACGGTCACGGCGCCGGTTTCCTCGGCGTGACGCCAGGGCCGCTGCCCGCGACGATGGTCGTGCTGATCATCGCGGTGGTGTTCGGACTCTCCACCGACTACGAGATCTTCCTGATGTCCCGGATGGTCGAGGCCCACGACCAGGGCGCGTCGACGGAGGAGGCCGTCCGGATCGGCACGGCACACACGGGGCGCATCGTGACGGCGGCCGCCGCGCTGCTGATCGTCGTCACCGGTGCGTTCACGCTCTCGGAGCTGACGATGATGCGGTTCATCGGGCTCGGCATGATCGTGGCGCTGCTCATCGACGCCACCGTCATCCGCATGATGCTGGTTCCCGCCCTGGTGAAGCTGATGGGCGAGGCCAACTGGTGGGCACCGGGATTCCTGGCACGCAAGACACCCACCCCCGGTTCACCGGATGATCCGAAACGGTCACCGCGGCAACAGATTCCCGCTCAATCGTGA